The proteins below come from a single Lonchura striata isolate bLonStr1 chromosome 10, bLonStr1.mat, whole genome shotgun sequence genomic window:
- the CEP19 gene encoding centrosomal protein of 19 kDa has protein sequence MATARRGGPGPGQRREEGEGGEEGVALCAASGSAAARSGGAAMTFSAQKCGVSFQPPSIVLIYRDNSQDKTRQRIMPVRNFSKFSDCSRAAEQLKNNPRHKAYLEGVSLRQLQKLYSLLRGHLEGQSLAESLEKFQQEETIDPEEDMNKLDDKELAKRKSIMDELFEKNRKKKDDPDFVYNVEVEFPQDEQLESCAWDTESDGEI, from the exons ATGGCAACCGCGCGGAgaggcgggcccggcccgggacAGCGGCGGGAGGAAGGGGAAGGCGGAGAGGAAGGAGTGGCTTTGTGCGCCGCCTCAG GGAGCGCTGCTGCGCGCTCGGGCGGAGCCGCGATGACTTTCAGCGCTCAGAAATGCGGGGTCAGCTTCCAGCCGCCATCCATCGTCCTCATCTACAGAGACAACAGCCAGGACAAGACTCGCCAGCGCATCATGCCCGTCAGGAATTTCTCCAAGTTCTCAG ACTGCAGCAGGGCTGCCGAGCAGCTGAAGAACAACCCTCGGCACAAGGCCTACCTGGAAGGGGTCTCACTGCGCCAGCTCCAGAAGCTCTACAGCTTGCTGAGAGGTCATTTGGAAGGACAGAGCCTGGCTGAGAGCTTGGAAAAGTTCCAGCAGGAAGAGACCATTGACCCAGAGGAGGATATGAACAAACTGGATGACAAGGAACTGGCCAAAAGGAAGAGCATCATGGACGAGCTCTTTGAaaagaacaggaagaagaaGGATGACCCTGACTTTGTTTACAATGTTGAGGTGGAGTTCCCCCAGGATGAGCAGCTGGAGTCCTGTGCTTGGGACACGGAGTCAGATGGAGAAATCTGA